The genome window GCTGCTGCAACAGCAACGGGAGCTGCTGCCGTAACGCCATAGCGCTCTTCAAACTCTTTAACAAATTTTGACATGTCGAGTATCGTCATAGTGTCGATGAACTCAAAAACCTGTTCCTTTGTGATTGCCATTCTTATTGGTCCTCCTTCGTTCTTAACAAATTATCATTCGTGACCAGCCATGAGGAGTGCGGCAGTCTTTGCTGCCCCGATTGGGAAGCCCTCTCCTCAGGCATCCGTCACGATTCACGCTTCGTCTTCAGAGAATGCACTGCGTAGGCAAAGCTACTCACCGTTGCAGAAAGGGCTGCAGCCAGCTTGCTTAAGGGGGCCTGGAAGGCGCCGGCCATCATTGACAGGAGCACTTCCCTTGACGGCAGTGTCGCCACGTCCTTTACTTCGTCCACACCGAAGAATTTTCCCTCGATGACTCCGCCACGGAGCTTGAGTTTCTCGTTCTTCTTCGAAAACTCCAGGACTTTCTTGGCCGCCGTTACCGGGTCGTCGTAGCCGATAGCAACAGCCACCGGTCCCTTGAAGGCATCTCTCCCGGCAGACACCGGGGTATCCTGAGCTGCTATGCGGGCAAGGGTGTTCTTTACAACTCTGTACTCCACCCCTCCTTCACGGAGAAGCCGCCTCAGGTCGTAGAGCTCTGCAACAGTCATGCCTTTGTAGTCCGTAAAGATTACCGCCTTTGCCTCTGAGAATCTGTCCTTCAGTTCAGCAATAGCCTGTCCTTTTTCTTCCTTATTCAGATCATCCTCCTTTCCCAGAGACCACGCATCAGCGAGACCGTAAAACTTCTCCCGCATCCTACGTCGAAATCAGTCAGCATTGTCTCGGTAGGCAGCCGGTCGGCCTCTCGCCGACAGGCTTTATGGTAACCACCTACGGTCTCTGACAATACATCAATCGGACTAAGTCCGAAGCTTTTTGATTATAGATAAGAGCCCGGACTGAGTAACGCTCTCTCTCACTCTTGACTTCAGCCTTTTCATCTATTTAGTCGTTAGTCTGCCAATGTCAATCCTGATTCCCGGTCCCATGGTTGAGGACAAAGTAATCTTCCTCAGATACCTCCCTTTGCTCGTACCCGGTTTTGCCTTGAGAATGGAATCGATAACCACCCTTGCATTATCAAGGAGGGAGGTTTCGTTGAAGGAAACTTTCCCTACAGGAACATGCACGATGCCGCCTTTTTCCGCCTTGTATTCCACTTTCCCTGCCTTTATTTCCTTCACCGCCTTTGCAACATCAAAGGTGACGGTACCGAGCTTCGGATTCGGCATGAGCCCCCTCGGACCAAGCACCTTACCGAGTTTCCCGACAAGACCCATGATATCAGGGGTTGCCACGGCGCTGTCAAAATCGAGCCAACCCTTCTGGATCTTCTCAACAAGGTCTTCAGCTCCCGCATAATCCGCGCCTGCCCCGAGGGCCTCTTTCTCCTTTTCGCCCTTGGCAAAAACGAGGACCCTGACCTTCTTGCCGGTACCGTGAGGGAGCACGACAGTGCCCCTTACCATCTGGTCGGATTTCTTAGGGTCAACCCCGAGGTTCAGGG of Thermodesulfovibrionales bacterium contains these proteins:
- the rplJ gene encoding 50S ribosomal protein L10, with product MREKFYGLADAWSLGKEDDLNKEEKGQAIAELKDRFSEAKAVIFTDYKGMTVAELYDLRRLLREGGVEYRVVKNTLARIAAQDTPVSAGRDAFKGPVAVAIGYDDPVTAAKKVLEFSKKNEKLKLRGGVIEGKFFGVDEVKDVATLPSREVLLSMMAGAFQAPLSKLAAALSATVSSFAYAVHSLKTKRES
- the rplA gene encoding 50S ribosomal protein L1, whose protein sequence is MGKKMEAAGTKVEAGKEYSLEEAVKLVKETSYVKFDESVDLALNLGVDPKKSDQMVRGTVVLPHGTGKKVRVLVFAKGEKEKEALGAGADYAGAEDLVEKIQKGWLDFDSAVATPDIMGLVGKLGKVLGPRGLMPNPKLGTVTFDVAKAVKEIKAGKVEYKAEKGGIVHVPVGKVSFNETSLLDNARVVIDSILKAKPGTSKGRYLRKITLSSTMGPGIRIDIGRLTTK